In Alkalibaculum bacchi, a single genomic region encodes these proteins:
- a CDS encoding response regulator transcription factor, producing MKVLFVEDEKKVTDALEEMCKIQNIECDIANDGEEGLLYAKSSLYDVIVLDIMLPYKSGLEILSELRAEGNNTPVLLLTAKDATDDIVKGLDTGADDYVVKPFAAKELFARIRALSRRVDKDYIEDTIKLDTVEFDLNNYTIKIDGKPEKITYKEAMLFEMLIKRPEQVFTREQILDRVWGLDSDVNENNIEIYIHNLRKKLKHTNISIDTVRGVGYTLRVKDV from the coding sequence ATGAAGGTTCTTTTTGTTGAAGATGAAAAAAAGGTTACAGATGCCTTAGAAGAGATGTGTAAAATTCAAAATATAGAATGCGATATTGCAAATGATGGGGAAGAAGGATTGCTCTATGCAAAGTCTAGTTTGTATGATGTAATTGTTCTTGATATTATGCTCCCCTATAAAAGCGGCTTAGAGATATTATCTGAACTTCGAGCAGAGGGTAACAATACTCCTGTTCTTTTGTTGACAGCAAAAGATGCTACAGATGATATTGTAAAAGGATTAGATACTGGTGCAGATGATTATGTAGTCAAGCCTTTCGCAGCCAAGGAACTCTTTGCGAGAATACGGGCACTGAGTAGAAGAGTAGATAAAGACTATATAGAAGATACCATCAAATTAGACACCGTTGAGTTTGATTTGAATAACTACACTATAAAGATTGATGGAAAACCTGAGAAAATAACCTATAAAGAGGCAATGCTCTTTGAAATGCTCATTAAACGTCCGGAGCAAGTTTTTACTAGAGAGCAAATTCTAGACCGAGTCTGGGGTCTAGATAGTGATGTAAATGAAAACAATATTGAAATATATATACACAATCTCAGAAAAAAACTAAAACATACTAATATCAGTATTGATACTGTTCGAGGTGTAGGATATACCTTAAGGGTGAAAGATGTTTAA
- the mnmA gene encoding tRNA 2-thiouridine(34) synthase MnmA: MSKNTRVVVGMSGGVDSSVAAVLLKEQGYDVIGIFMKNWDEEDENGVCTATEDYEDVIKVCNKIGIPYYSVNFVKEYWDNVFSYFLQEYKRGRTPNPDVLCNKEIKFKAFLNYALDVTEADYLATGHYAQVDSQNGEYRLLRGVDNNKDQTYFLCQLGQEQLSKAMFPIGHLEKKKVREIAEREGLVTAKKKDSTGICFIGERNFNQFLNNYLPAQKGPIKDLDGVVRGEHSGLMHYTLGQRKGLGIGGQGSGDPWFVVDKDLENNTLYVVQGDSHPRLYSHSLIATDMNWVKGYAPAKSFSCTAKFRYRQSDQGVDVEVLEANKIKVIFHEKQKAVTPGQEVVLYDGEECLGGATIDQIEL, encoded by the coding sequence ATGAGTAAGAATACCAGAGTTGTGGTAGGTATGTCTGGAGGAGTGGATTCTTCTGTTGCAGCAGTCCTATTAAAAGAACAAGGATACGATGTCATCGGCATTTTTATGAAAAATTGGGATGAAGAGGATGAAAATGGTGTCTGTACAGCGACTGAAGATTATGAAGACGTAATAAAAGTCTGTAATAAAATTGGAATACCTTATTACAGTGTAAACTTTGTCAAAGAGTACTGGGATAATGTGTTTTCTTATTTTTTGCAAGAATATAAAAGGGGAAGAACACCAAATCCTGATGTACTTTGTAATAAAGAAATTAAATTTAAAGCTTTTTTAAACTACGCATTAGATGTAACTGAGGCCGATTATTTAGCAACAGGCCACTATGCACAAGTCGATTCCCAAAATGGAGAATATCGATTGCTGCGAGGTGTAGATAATAATAAGGATCAGACTTATTTTCTTTGTCAATTGGGACAAGAACAGCTATCGAAAGCGATGTTCCCTATTGGTCATTTAGAAAAGAAGAAAGTTAGAGAAATAGCAGAAAGAGAAGGGCTTGTGACGGCTAAGAAAAAAGATTCTACAGGAATCTGTTTTATAGGGGAGAGAAATTTTAATCAATTTTTAAACAATTACCTTCCTGCACAAAAAGGTCCAATAAAAGATTTAGATGGAGTAGTAAGAGGAGAACACTCTGGACTTATGCACTATACCTTAGGCCAGAGAAAGGGTCTGGGTATAGGTGGTCAAGGAAGTGGTGATCCTTGGTTTGTAGTAGATAAGGACTTAGAAAATAATACCCTTTACGTAGTTCAAGGAGACTCCCATCCTAGACTTTATTCTCATTCTCTTATAGCTACGGATATGAACTGGGTAAAAGGATATGCCCCTGCTAAAAGCTTTAGCTGTACAGCTAAGTTTAGATACAGACAAAGTGACCAAGGCGTTGATGTAGAAGTTTTAGAAGCAAACAAGATAAAAGTAATTTTTCACGAAAAACAAAAGGCTGTTACACCAGGCCAGGAAGTAGTGCTGTACGATGGCGAAGAGTGTTTAGGTGGAGCCACTATTGATCAGATAGAGTTGTAG
- a CDS encoding DUF378 domain-containing protein, whose amino-acid sequence MDKLALVLVIIGAINWGLIGFFQFDLVAAIFGGQTAALSRIIYGLVGLAGLYSIKFLVGERRVDS is encoded by the coding sequence ATGGATAAATTAGCACTAGTACTCGTTATTATTGGAGCAATTAACTGGGGTCTAATTGGATTTTTCCAATTTGATTTGGTTGCAGCTATCTTTGGCGGACAAACAGCAGCACTAAGCAGAATCATCTATGGTCTCGTTGGATTAGCTGGACTTTATTCTATTAAATTCTTAGTAGGAGAAAGAAGAGTAGATAGCTGA
- a CDS encoding ATP-binding protein — protein MYIKELIITSFGKYQNKKISLKPGINIIYGENEAGKSTVHKFIEAMFFGFYKDYKSRRTYNPDYEKYLPMFSSSYEGILIYEEDCREVRIERNLLKGKDKVVLYDEGTGEDISKEFYYDSAIKLYAPFEESMMNRRIYNNTVSISQLGCRTSKELSEELKDYLANLGESKGDLSVQKALKSLNDSYNEIGTERRKDSPIYKVKYHIKSLQEDKDKIRSNMIKVEELTEEINKIEDRIQKAIIEREEYHKNILSGQSYEALCKVQEYESKLKENNEILKKISKISYEEVSEEEYDRIKGMRTEIEILEKHVEDMISKKGTHKTEIKDEQNQQRVDSLKEKQNQSKRFMILSSIASICGLLGSILHPLFYTLLIFIFFVIYFYKKTSDYGRQYEEQRKAVGEEFVFERQKTKEFNETIDDYKSKIERLDLEVRKLLQKNKVVSIEAYEAHLKSKRDVEALEKQLENSTILLETLIPLKELDKWQAKALEYSQYAQFKVELDLDALVLKKNAKDKEINDMNLKKSKLQGSVESILDELVDLSDVENDIHYHERELEKLQGKQDALQLAMDTIQKLSAEIHNEFAPELNRLLGKIVGEITEKYKVVKVSKDLEIKVEDPIYHQFIDLNKLSSGTMDQIYFAFRLGLNEFISSTTFPVLLDETFIQYDENRLSNVLKYIIKKSSNRQIIIFTSQRREMEIMSKYTEDFQIIKL, from the coding sequence GTGTATATAAAAGAATTAATCATTACTTCTTTTGGCAAGTACCAAAATAAAAAGATTTCACTAAAACCAGGAATTAATATTATATATGGAGAAAATGAAGCTGGAAAATCCACTGTACATAAGTTTATTGAGGCTATGTTCTTTGGTTTTTATAAAGATTATAAAAGCCGTAGAACCTATAATCCTGATTATGAAAAATACTTGCCCATGTTTTCTAGTTCTTATGAAGGCATTCTGATTTATGAAGAAGATTGCAGAGAGGTACGAATAGAGAGAAATCTTCTAAAAGGCAAAGATAAAGTAGTGCTCTATGATGAGGGAACAGGTGAAGATATTAGCAAGGAATTTTACTACGATTCTGCAATAAAACTGTATGCACCCTTTGAGGAGAGTATGATGAATAGGAGAATTTACAATAATACTGTGAGCATCTCTCAACTAGGATGTAGAACTAGCAAAGAGCTATCTGAAGAGTTAAAAGACTATCTTGCTAATTTAGGAGAAAGCAAGGGAGATCTATCTGTTCAGAAGGCATTAAAGAGTTTAAATGATAGCTATAATGAGATTGGAACGGAAAGAAGAAAAGACTCGCCTATTTATAAAGTAAAATATCATATTAAAAGCCTTCAAGAAGATAAAGATAAAATACGATCTAATATGATAAAGGTAGAAGAGCTCACGGAAGAAATCAACAAAATAGAAGATCGTATTCAAAAAGCAATAATAGAGAGGGAAGAGTATCATAAGAATATTTTATCCGGTCAGTCCTATGAAGCATTATGCAAAGTGCAAGAATATGAATCAAAATTAAAAGAAAATAATGAAATTCTAAAAAAAATCTCTAAAATCTCCTATGAAGAGGTTTCAGAAGAAGAATATGATCGCATAAAGGGCATGCGGACGGAAATTGAAATATTAGAAAAGCATGTAGAGGATATGATCTCTAAAAAAGGTACCCATAAAACAGAGATAAAAGATGAACAAAATCAACAAAGAGTGGATTCTTTAAAAGAAAAACAGAATCAAAGCAAAAGATTTATGATCTTAAGCAGTATAGCAAGTATTTGCGGTCTTCTGGGTAGTATTCTTCATCCTCTTTTTTACACTCTTCTTATCTTTATTTTCTTTGTTATTTACTTTTATAAAAAGACCTCAGATTATGGCAGGCAATACGAAGAGCAGAGAAAGGCTGTAGGTGAAGAGTTCGTTTTTGAAAGACAAAAGACAAAAGAGTTTAATGAAACCATTGATGATTATAAAAGCAAGATAGAACGCCTTGATTTAGAGGTAAGAAAACTTCTCCAAAAGAATAAAGTTGTAAGTATTGAAGCATATGAAGCCCATTTGAAAAGTAAAAGGGATGTAGAAGCACTAGAGAAACAATTAGAAAACAGCACCATATTATTAGAGACCCTTATTCCCTTAAAAGAACTAGATAAATGGCAGGCAAAAGCTTTAGAATACTCTCAATATGCACAGTTCAAGGTAGAATTAGATCTAGATGCATTAGTACTTAAGAAAAATGCAAAAGATAAAGAAATCAATGATATGAATTTGAAGAAATCTAAACTTCAAGGAAGTGTTGAGAGTATTTTAGATGAATTAGTTGATCTTTCAGATGTAGAAAATGATATTCATTACCATGAAAGAGAATTAGAAAAGCTTCAAGGAAAACAAGACGCCTTACAATTAGCTATGGATACCATTCAAAAACTTTCAGCAGAAATTCACAATGAATTTGCACCAGAGTTAAACAGACTTCTCGGCAAAATTGTAGGAGAGATTACAGAAAAATATAAAGTAGTTAAAGTATCTAAAGATTTAGAAATAAAAGTTGAAGACCCTATATATCATCAATTTATAGACTTAAATAAACTTAGTTCAGGTACTATGGATCAAATTTATTTTGCCTTTCGATTGGGATTAAATGAATTTATAAGCAGTACCACCTTTCCCGTGTTATTAGATGAAACCTTTATTCAATACGACGAAAATCGATTGTCTAATGTACTAAAATATATTATAAAAAAATCATCTAATAGGCAGATCATCATCTTTACTTCTCAGAGAAGAGAGATGGAAATAATGAGTAAATATACGGAAGATTTTCAAATAATAAAATTGTAA
- a CDS encoding metallophosphoesterase family protein yields the protein MTIKFIHTADLHLGSTFNHASFPRDIAKNRREEMWDTFFDIIQLAKKESTNFLFISGDLFEDHLITIGQVKRINEAFKSIPETNVIISPGNHDYYWDRSPYKKIEWNPNVTVFKTRKLTKVSFPELQTNVYGFAWTTKYIEEPFTFDLGELDESQENILLLHGDVYNKNSQYLPIDKDHLATFPFQYIALGHIHKQDEIQKNMRYAGSPEPLDFGEVGDRGVLLGVIGVHKLQVQFVPMAKREFFIKEVECTPEMTYEEILYKLCSFKDRKNLYRLHLKGFRDSDINIEQLMEEATKEFYYVEINDSTRPDYDLEKIYLENKDNIIGMFIDEMKRLDLEEQKNKDALYLGLEALLKESEPCI from the coding sequence ATGACCATTAAATTTATTCACACGGCAGACTTACATTTGGGTTCTACTTTTAATCATGCTAGTTTTCCAAGAGATATTGCAAAAAATCGACGGGAGGAAATGTGGGATACTTTCTTTGATATTATTCAATTAGCAAAGAAGGAAAGTACAAATTTCTTATTCATCAGTGGAGATTTGTTTGAAGATCATCTCATCACCATAGGTCAAGTAAAGAGAATAAATGAGGCTTTTAAGAGTATTCCTGAGACAAATGTGATTATTTCCCCTGGAAATCATGATTATTATTGGGACAGGTCTCCTTACAAAAAAATAGAATGGAATCCTAATGTTACAGTCTTTAAAACTAGGAAGCTGACAAAGGTTAGTTTTCCAGAGCTTCAGACAAATGTATACGGCTTTGCCTGGACGACCAAGTATATAGAAGAGCCCTTTACCTTTGACTTAGGTGAATTAGATGAGTCTCAAGAGAACATTCTTTTGCTTCATGGAGATGTGTACAATAAGAACTCACAATATCTGCCAATTGATAAAGATCATTTGGCTACATTTCCTTTTCAGTACATTGCTTTAGGTCATATACATAAACAAGATGAAATACAAAAAAATATGAGGTATGCAGGTAGCCCGGAACCTTTAGATTTTGGAGAAGTTGGAGATCGAGGGGTGTTATTAGGAGTAATAGGCGTTCATAAGTTGCAGGTACAATTCGTGCCTATGGCTAAAAGAGAATTCTTCATAAAAGAAGTAGAATGTACCCCTGAGATGACGTATGAAGAAATCCTTTATAAACTCTGTAGTTTTAAAGATAGAAAAAACCTTTATAGGCTCCATTTGAAGGGATTTAGAGATTCAGATATTAATATAGAACAATTGATGGAAGAGGCCACTAAAGAATTTTACTATGTAGAAATCAATGATAGTACTAGACCAGATTACGATTTAGAGAAAATCTATTTAGAAAATAAAGATAATATTATTGGGATGTTCATAGACGAAATGAAGAGATTGGATTTAGAGGAACAAAAAAACAAAGATGCCTTGTATTTGGGTTTAGAAGCTCTTTTAAAGGAGAGTGAACCGTGTATATAA
- the tsaB gene encoding tRNA (adenosine(37)-N6)-threonylcarbamoyltransferase complex dimerization subunit type 1 TsaB produces the protein MKILALDTATVVATAAIADEEKLYSETTIHSKKKNHSERLMLLIEEVLKNSGLELKDVDLFSCTVGPGSFTGLRIAIATVKGLAQSLNKPVIPLSTLEALAYNLPFCKEIICPIIDAQRDQVYTCFYEWTEEGLQALTQESVYSIEELLNIITGQGKGVVLLGDGVKKIPYEALEKYKNLLKVAPVSSRMPKASSLASLSLDVAKKGVTTTYSNLEPNYMRKSQAEIQMELKKNNS, from the coding sequence ATGAAAATATTGGCCTTAGATACTGCAACTGTAGTTGCAACTGCTGCAATAGCAGATGAAGAAAAACTATATAGTGAAACTACCATACATTCTAAGAAAAAAAATCATTCAGAAAGGCTTATGCTTTTAATCGAAGAGGTGCTAAAAAATTCAGGTTTAGAACTTAAAGATGTAGATTTATTTAGCTGTACAGTAGGACCTGGTTCTTTTACAGGGCTTAGAATCGCTATAGCTACGGTTAAGGGCTTAGCCCAAAGTTTAAATAAACCGGTCATCCCTTTATCCACATTAGAAGCTTTAGCATATAATCTGCCTTTTTGCAAGGAAATCATATGCCCTATTATTGACGCACAAAGGGATCAAGTATACACTTGTTTTTATGAATGGACAGAAGAAGGTTTACAAGCATTAACTCAAGAATCTGTGTATTCTATAGAGGAGCTTTTAAATATCATTACAGGTCAAGGAAAAGGAGTGGTTCTATTAGGAGATGGCGTAAAAAAAATCCCCTACGAAGCTCTAGAAAAATACAAAAATTTGCTAAAAGTAGCCCCAGTATCTAGTAGAATGCCAAAGGCTTCCTCTCTAGCCAGTTTGTCCTTAGATGTTGCTAAAAAAGGAGTAACCACCACCTATTCCAATCTAGAACCAAACTACATGCGAAAATCTCAAGCGGAAATACAGATGGAATTGAAAAAGAACAATAGTTGA
- the tsaE gene encoding tRNA (adenosine(37)-N6)-threonylcarbamoyltransferase complex ATPase subunit type 1 TsaE encodes MKINSKSSEETYEFGFALGQKLPPGSIVCIEGEMGAGKTALSQGIIRGLGVEDKYITSPTYTLVNEYHLDDCFVYHFDIYRVSDYDELSAMGFEEYIRDDSVIIIEWADIIAHELPQKKIWITLNKAEDFNKRSLLLKGLEYYDIHL; translated from the coding sequence ATGAAAATAAATAGCAAGTCGTCAGAGGAAACTTATGAGTTTGGATTTGCTCTAGGCCAAAAACTCCCTCCTGGTTCTATTGTGTGTATCGAAGGTGAAATGGGAGCCGGCAAGACCGCATTATCCCAGGGAATCATTCGGGGCTTAGGCGTAGAAGACAAGTATATAACGAGCCCTACCTATACATTAGTCAACGAATACCATCTAGATGATTGTTTCGTTTATCACTTTGATATTTATAGAGTAAGTGATTACGATGAATTATCTGCAATGGGTTTTGAGGAGTACATCCGAGATGATAGTGTGATTATTATTGAGTGGGCAGATATTATTGCTCATGAGCTACCACAGAAAAAGATATGGATTACGTTAAATAAGGCAGAAGATTTTAATAAGAGAAGCCTTCTTCTTAAAGGCTTAGAGTATTATGACATTCATTTATGA
- a CDS encoding homocysteine S-methyltransferase family protein: MDIIDKLGRELLIFDGALGTRIQAEAPEAKIPDELNITKPELIQKIHKEYVHAGANVITTNTFGANDFKLKGSNYSLEEIITAGVHNAREVAEDAYVALDIGPLGKMMEPIGDLTFDEAYEQFKKQVLAGKKAGCDLIIVETMTDISEARIAVLAAKENSDLPIVCTMTFNKNGKTMFGVDPVTMVAVLEGLRVDAIGINCSFGPEQLLPIVEKIVAYSSTPIIAQPNAGLPIVVDNQTHYDIDEKAFAENMKKMVHMGVSIVGGCCGTTPLHIAECKKLLQNVELNLQEKKNFTIAASPKNPILFEGITIMGEALVPTGRKEYTDALLNKKDSFFYSTARKQKKCGAQIINLNVSVPGVDEMEAMLCGIEEIASSVDAPLQIDSIHAEIIEAALRVYPGKAIINSVNGTEKSMKKIFPIAQKYGSLVIAMTFDERGICEKASERVEIAKKIIQRASEYGIDKKDIIVDCLSLPAKTHGESLMDTLQVVEQIKKLGVKTMLGVANVSFSLPNRRVLDRTYFAMALAKGLDAVMMNVYDKDMLETIEAYRVFTGTDPNGKEYTKKYRINTTEVDVAPNSRS; encoded by the coding sequence ATGGATATAATAGACAAATTAGGACGGGAATTACTCATCTTTGATGGAGCTTTGGGAACGAGGATTCAAGCGGAGGCACCAGAAGCTAAGATTCCAGATGAACTTAATATAACGAAACCAGAACTCATTCAAAAAATTCACAAAGAATATGTACATGCTGGAGCAAATGTAATTACTACCAATACTTTTGGAGCCAATGACTTTAAGTTAAAGGGGAGCAATTATTCCCTTGAAGAGATTATTACTGCAGGGGTTCATAATGCTAGAGAAGTAGCAGAAGACGCTTATGTGGCATTAGATATAGGACCTTTAGGAAAAATGATGGAGCCTATTGGAGATTTGACCTTTGATGAAGCGTATGAACAATTTAAAAAACAAGTTCTAGCTGGAAAGAAAGCAGGTTGTGATCTCATTATAGTTGAGACTATGACGGATATTTCAGAAGCAAGAATTGCCGTTTTAGCAGCAAAAGAAAATTCCGATTTACCAATTGTATGCACGATGACTTTTAACAAAAACGGAAAAACCATGTTTGGTGTAGATCCAGTGACTATGGTAGCTGTATTGGAAGGTTTAAGAGTAGATGCTATAGGCATTAATTGTTCCTTTGGCCCAGAACAATTACTTCCTATAGTTGAAAAGATCGTGGCTTATTCTTCTACACCAATTATTGCGCAGCCTAATGCTGGGCTTCCAATAGTAGTAGACAATCAAACTCACTATGATATTGATGAAAAGGCATTTGCTGAAAATATGAAAAAGATGGTTCATATGGGAGTATCCATAGTTGGAGGGTGTTGCGGAACAACACCACTTCATATTGCAGAATGTAAAAAACTATTACAAAATGTGGAGTTAAATCTTCAAGAAAAGAAAAATTTTACCATTGCAGCATCACCAAAAAACCCCATCTTATTTGAAGGGATTACCATCATGGGTGAGGCCTTAGTTCCAACCGGAAGAAAAGAGTATACAGATGCTCTTTTAAATAAGAAGGATTCTTTTTTCTATTCCACTGCTAGAAAACAAAAAAAATGTGGCGCACAAATTATTAATTTAAATGTTAGCGTTCCTGGAGTTGACGAGATGGAGGCTATGCTTTGTGGAATAGAAGAAATCGCTTCAAGCGTAGACGCACCACTTCAAATTGACAGCATTCACGCTGAAATCATTGAAGCAGCTTTGCGAGTATATCCAGGAAAAGCAATCATTAATTCTGTCAATGGTACAGAGAAGAGTATGAAGAAGATCTTCCCAATTGCGCAAAAATACGGTTCTTTAGTTATTGCAATGACTTTTGATGAAAGGGGAATTTGCGAAAAGGCCTCAGAAAGGGTTGAGATTGCTAAAAAGATTATTCAAAGGGCTTCAGAATATGGCATTGATAAAAAGGATATCATCGTAGACTGTCTGTCTCTTCCTGCTAAAACACACGGAGAGAGTTTGATGGATACCCTACAAGTAGTAGAACAGATAAAGAAACTAGGAGTAAAGACTATGTTAGGTGTTGCTAATGTGTCCTTTAGTTTACCTAACCGAAGGGTGCTAGATCGAACGTATTTTGCAATGGCTTTAGCCAAAGGTCTTGATGCAGTCATGATGAACGTATATGATAAAGATATGCTTGAAACCATAGAAGCCTACAGAGTTTTTACAGGCACAGACCCTAATGGCAAAGAGTATACTAAGAAATATCGTATTAATACTACTGAAGTAGATGTAGCTCCCAATAGTAGATCATAA
- a CDS encoding alpha/beta-type small acid-soluble spore protein has protein sequence MSRRKQKAGLENFKQECANDLNINLKQGYNGDLTSKQAGSIGGEMVKRMVRSYEEKNMNNQ, from the coding sequence ATGAGTAGAAGAAAACAAAAAGCAGGATTAGAAAATTTTAAACAAGAATGTGCTAATGATTTAAACATTAATTTGAAACAAGGCTACAATGGAGATTTAACTTCTAAGCAAGCTGGCTCCATTGGTGGAGAAATGGTTAAGAGAATGGTTCGTTCTTACGAAGAAAAAAATATGAATAATCAATAA
- a CDS encoding ECF transporter S component → MASNKTKYLVRIAVLSTIAFILMYIDFPIPMLFPAFLKIDVSDIPAILGAFSMGPVAGVLIEFIKNILHLIVKGSETGGVGQLANFLIGCAWVIPIGMIYKREKTKKNAITGLTVGAISMIIIAGFVNYYITLPFYETMMPMEAIVGMGSVVNPAIKDYLTLILYGITPFNILKTLGISIITMLMYKKVSPILHK, encoded by the coding sequence ATGGCTAGCAACAAAACAAAATATTTGGTGAGAATAGCAGTTCTCAGTACAATTGCATTTATTTTAATGTATATTGATTTTCCTATTCCTATGTTATTTCCAGCGTTTTTAAAAATTGATGTCAGCGATATTCCCGCTATACTAGGTGCTTTTTCTATGGGTCCAGTAGCTGGTGTACTTATCGAGTTCATCAAAAATATTTTGCATCTTATTGTAAAAGGATCGGAAACAGGTGGGGTAGGACAATTGGCAAACTTCCTTATAGGTTGTGCTTGGGTCATTCCTATAGGAATGATTTATAAACGTGAGAAAACAAAGAAAAATGCAATTACTGGATTGACAGTAGGAGCCATAAGCATGATTATCATTGCAGGATTTGTAAACTATTATATTACTCTTCCATTTTACGAGACCATGATGCCAATGGAAGCAATTGTAGGAATGGGCTCTGTAGTGAATCCGGCTATAAAAGACTATTTAACATTAATATTATACGGAATTACACCATTTAATATATTAAAAACTTTAGGTATTTCTATTATCACTATGTTAATGTATAAAAAAGTATCTCCTATATTACATAAATAA